Proteins encoded together in one Deinococcus aquaticus window:
- a CDS encoding ABC transporter permease yields the protein MTTAFLALLLAFIATGRENMTARAAASVPVDWQVLLGPQGSVPAAEQAIRAATLVKTLLPVGYADVAALSAVTGPAGQMTTQTTGAGKVLGLPPGYAAAFPAELRALVGATQGVLVSQQTAANLHAGVGDRVMVTRYGAPPVAVTVAGVVDLPAADSLFQAVGAPKGLAPQAPPDNVLLLPRAQFERLFAPQRAARPDTVRTQLHVRLATTLPADPGQAFALVGRLANNVEARLAGSAVVGNTLGATLDGAREGALYAQALFLFLGLPGALLAAALTVSVAASSGTQRAGEAALLGLNLAKDKNLSNSPVPARP from the coding sequence TTGACGACCGCCTTCTTGGCGCTGCTGCTGGCGTTCATCGCGACGGGCCGGGAGAACATGACCGCGCGGGCGGCCGCGTCGGTGCCGGTGGACTGGCAGGTGCTGCTGGGCCCGCAGGGTAGCGTGCCGGCGGCCGAGCAGGCCATCCGCGCCGCGACGCTGGTGAAGACCCTTCTCCCGGTCGGGTACGCGGATGTCGCCGCCCTGAGCGCCGTCACCGGGCCCGCCGGGCAGATGACCACACAGACGACGGGGGCGGGCAAGGTGCTGGGGCTGCCGCCCGGCTACGCCGCCGCGTTCCCGGCTGAACTCCGGGCGCTGGTCGGGGCGACCCAGGGCGTACTGGTCTCGCAGCAGACCGCCGCCAACCTGCACGCTGGCGTCGGCGACCGCGTCATGGTCACGCGTTACGGCGCGCCGCCGGTGGCCGTGACGGTTGCGGGTGTGGTTGACCTGCCAGCCGCCGACTCGCTGTTCCAGGCAGTTGGGGCCCCGAAGGGGCTCGCTCCGCAGGCCCCGCCGGACAACGTGCTGCTGCTGCCGCGCGCGCAGTTCGAGCGGCTGTTCGCGCCGCAACGCGCGGCCCGGCCGGACACGGTGCGCACCCAGCTGCACGTGCGCCTGGCCACCACCCTACCGGCGGATCCGGGACAGGCCTTCGCGCTGGTCGGCCGCCTGGCGAACAATGTGGAGGCCCGCCTGGCTGGCTCGGCCGTGGTCGGCAACACCCTGGGCGCCACGCTGGACGGCGCGCGTGAGGGCGCCCTCTACGCGCAGGCGCTGTTCCTGTTTCTGGGCCTGCCCGGCGCGCTGCTCGCTGCGGCCCTGACGGTCAGCGTCGCGGCGAGCAGCGGCACCCAGCGGGCCGGCGAGGCCGCCCTGCTGGGGCTTAACCTAGCGAAGGACAAAAATTTGTCCAACTCGCCTGTACCCGCTAGACCCTGA